In the genome of Meles meles chromosome 16, mMelMel3.1 paternal haplotype, whole genome shotgun sequence, one region contains:
- the LOC123926573 gene encoding uncharacterized protein LOC123926573 has product MMPRPCFQNFSEMTLGPGHQDTETAQLFSGTLRQVALTPKPTGQVIESTGMTLKPHLQVTEPSEVPLRSEYENTEPYGLALSQVENIQETMPVPPYSVKGSLELTLGPQMQYEKSEPLMQNLKSVKLTPVSSPVVVGSKQFITGPKRHVPELTPEPQFQGVKSMQLHPEPQLQDVEYVNLIQQPATTGMVESEKLVQEPILQHIISEELTKAAQLQDVKLIPGPHLQSVRFSNLPPGPPFQGEKPVDFISESPHHSVKSDALTPGSPVQKIKLSDFTPGLKHQSVMSVQLSPEPETQGMKSVEQNSGPRLQDVRFSDLTLEPKHQGLKHVQCIPGTQVQDIQSLGFVTESPLPLSQGLLSENMKTLPSIEGSQFHSTQSMKLTSELQFQGVQSQELHLGPRQQDVKFSELTSGPKLQAVKFGEQTPGSVFNGVNSVEMTPELAFQDSKLAKTSPRLQDIKQVGLTPGPWLQDVKFCDRTSGTQPQGVKTSELNSGPQLQHVKFFELTPNPKMQGVRSVGLSPGPQKQVVKPDMLVPETQFQGVKNLGRDQMSNLEGNISYRIVSQPEKPDAISMGLTPELQLPSVNYSELARRTKLQGIKSSELIRGPGVGGMKPMELTPDSKLQGVKSELLTSELKDVKSVVLITGQGPKGTKSTLPTPSPQLEGEKSMEITAVPWIDYVKPVKSTKDTKLQGTTSDLILHARIQDSKAVELVQRTQMQDVQTVELKIESEKSVPFAPGPLLQGSELQGVKPKELTLEPQIQESKFVDSTPCFKHQSLKSVEETPDSEPQCVQSVKWTPRLNKQEVKSVKVTRRSKSQGVKTMDFAPRQQFQETALMNLTSGPEQDGTISVISPKQQCVNSEQVKRGAMSDDKLSLELLPELKFKGKKLVDFNFELQFKSMKSDLTPESNIQGLKPKEFKPDPLEPQLQSIKSPKLTPGSPLHQIEVSEFASEPQLCVKTVELKQEPLLESMRCIQWIPGPKFQAVKSVELNLRSQSQGVKSLGLRSLTQLRDVKSSELTLGSKTQGATYTEFNLGPQLQNMKIPGVLPGTQLHKGKLLASTSEPQLRDVKTTELKKEPQLERMRCIQWIPGPDFQGVKSIGLQSQGVKSLGLKPLIQLRDRKSSALTPRPKLQDTQSSASLQEHKLQDCDLTPCLQVRSVKSCELTSGSKLCDIKFMPLKSRLCMHDGKSKLTAKSKLQEAKPLHSSPGAQLQRVKSLVLMEDSQLPGVKSGVLSQRSQLQSNTTIELNSPLHLTSMKSSELTLQTKLQGVKSENFNSGSQWHDLKPSKLSPEVKSQDKTFTELNPSSQLKGITFSTLITGTKIQGTKCTDFNLGPLLQHVNSSERTSKTKLQNVKHKESCPSPQVQVVKSSDLTLGSKLQNVQLVFNPDPQFQGVKSSKSISETKIQDMESVNVKPGPQLRRVKSSELIQGTKLQKVKSVDFKSGPQLEDGASSRLVMGIKLQDVKSLNFKSGPHLKDVISSQLIPREKLPGVKSAELKANPKLQGEKSSDLILERKFSGVKAGPQLQDVKCSELIMGIKLQDKKSAGFGSRSHLQGMRSSEVIPGSKLQEGKPSEFNQGPKLQGGKSDLIQMRKLQGVKSVEFNPGPQRQGEKSDLMLECRLQDLKSVELKPVLQLQGVPSSELTPKTKLQNGEHVELLTRPTWQDMKPLELTLGAKTQDVKSLGFESVPQLQNRKLPMSTPGSHIQALKSLKFSPGAKLQGAKSPESVKLQIMNTTKVNHDLELQVTKPSELALESKICNVISSEFNAGKPRQEEKSFKLKPWPELQSVKFVVYNPGLHLQHIKSSELCKETKPQDVKSKESNPEQQWQDVKSSELCQGSRPQGMSSFKFNPGPQLQEIKPELCTDRKLPYEQFLETKHQPKLQGGKSSEFNLAPQLQCINVRPFSTGPQLNRVKSELNSGSESRGIKSQVFCPGPPLQDVNSSAFISKPKLQCVNSVGCKSEPPLQGINPSELTSVSKRQGTKSSELSSEIPRETTMVFNLDPPSQDLKSELIPGSKFLAIAPMECDPEPQMKCINSSKLNPEPKLQCANSMGCKPGPPLQGVQYFELIPGTKCQGTGSQVNPGSKNPSETSMVFSAEPHVQDLKSELIPGSKFLAVAPMERNPGPQMKCVNSFELDPEPKLQCANSMGSELGPPLQGIQSFELTSGVKCQGMGSFDLNLGSEVLGMKSLMFNPVQHLQNVKHEFSPGTKFQGITSQELNCGPQLQGVNSSDLNFGSELQCINAIKFNPDPQMQGMKPSELNPTSEYQGHTFKKWKNL; this is encoded by the exons ATGATGCCCAGGccatgttttcagaatttttcagagatGACTCTGGGGCCAGGCCATCAAGACACAGAAACTGCACAGCTGTTTTCTGGGACTTTGCGCCAAGTGGCATTAACACCAAAACCAACAGGTCAAGTTATAGAATCTACGGGAATGACTCTAAAGCCACACCTTCAAGTTACTGAGCCTTCAGAGGTACCCCTAAGGTCAGAATACGAAAACACAGAACCTTATGGGTTGGCATTGTCTCAAGTTGAAAATATCCAGGAGACAATGCCAGTACCACCATATTCAGTAAAAGGATCCCTGGAATTGACTTTGGGACCACAAATGCAATATGAGAAATCAGAGCCACTAATGCAAAATTTGAAATCTGTGAAGTTAACCCCTGTGTCATCCCCAGTAGTGGTGGGATCTAAGCAATTTATCACAGGACCAAAACGACATGTTCCGGAgttgaccccagagccacagTTCCAGGGAGTAAAGTCTATGCAGCTGCATCCAGAGCCACAATTACAAGACGTGGAATATGTTAATTTAATCCAACAGCCAGCTACTACTGGAATGGTAGAATCTGAGAAGCTGGTACAAGAACCAATACTACAACATATAATATCAGAGGAATTGACTAAGGCGGCACAGCTTCAGGATGTGAAATTGATCCCAGGGCCACATTTGCAAAGtgtcagattttcaaatttacctCCAGGACCACCTTTTCAAGGAGAAAAGCCTGTAGATTTCATCTCAGAGTCCCCACATCATAGTGTGAAATCTGATGCACTGACCCCAGGTTCCCCAGTGCAAAAAATCAAATTGTCAGACTTTACCCCAGGGCTAAAGCATCAAAGTGTTATGTCCGTACAATTGTCTCCAGAACCAGAAACTCAAGGTATGAAATCTGTGGAACAAAACTCAGGACCACGCTTGCAAGATGTCAGATTTTCTGATCTGACCTTAGAACCAAAGCATCAAGGTTTGAAACATGTGCAATGTATACCGGGAACACAGGTTCAAGATATACAATCCTTGGGATTTGTAACAGAATCACCTTTGCCATTAAGCCAAGGGCTCTTgagtgaaaatatgaaaactctTCCGTCTATTGAAGGATCACAGTTTCACAGCACGCAGTCTATGAAGTTGACCTCAGAACTACAGTTTCAAGGTGTGCAGTCTCAGGAACTGCACCTAGGGCCAAGGCAGCAAGATGTCAAATTTTCTGAATTGACTTCAGGGCCAAAACTTCAAGCTGTCAAATTTGGGGAGCAAACCCCAGGATCAGTGTTTAATGGTGTAAATTCTGTGGAGATGACTCCAGAATTAGCATTTCAAGATTCTAAATTAGCAAAGACATCTCCAAGGCTTCAAGATATAAAACAGGTGGGGCTTACCCCAGGGCCATGGTTACAAGATGTCAAATTTTGTGATCGGACATCAGGAACGCAACCTCAAGGTGTGAAAACTTCAGAGTTAAACTCAGGGCCACAACTACAACATGTGAAATTTTTTGAGTTGACCCCAAACCCAAAGATGCAAGGAGTAAGATCTGTGGGGTTGTCCCCAGGACCTCAAAAGCAAGTGGTCAAGCCTGATATGCTAGTACCAGAGACACAGTTTCAAGGTGTAAAAAATTTAGGGAGGGACCAAATGTCCAACTTGGAAGGTAACATTTCTTATCGAATTGTCTCTCAGCCAGAGAAACCAGATGCAATATCTATGGGGTTGACTCCTGAGTTACAGTTGCCAAGTGTAAACTATTCTGAGTTGGCTAGAAGAACAAAGTTACAAGGTATAAAATCTTCTGAATTGATCCGAGGGCCAGGTGTGGGGGGTATGAAACCAATGGAGCTGACCCCAGACTCAAAACTTCAAGGTGTAAAATCTGAGTTGTTGACCTCGGAGCTGAAAGATGTGAAATCTGTGGTCTTAATTACAGGACAGGGTCCAAAAGGTACGAAATCTACTTTGCCAACCCCTAGTCCACAGCTGGAAGGTGAGAAATCTATGGAGATAACTGCAGTGCCATGGATAGACTATGTCAAACCTGTGAAAAGTACCAAAGATACCAAGCTTCAAGGTACAACTTCTGACTTGATTCTGCATGCAAGAATTCAAGACTCCAAAGCTGTGGAGTTGGTCCAAAGAACACAAATGCAAGATGTGCAAACTGTGGAATTGAAAATTGAAAGTGAGAAATCTGTGCCTTTTGCACCAGGGCCATTACTCCAAGGGTCTGAACTGCAAGGTGTGAAACCCAAGGAACTGACTTTAGAGCCACAAATCCAAGAGAGTAAATTTGTCGACAGTACCCCGTGTTTCAAGCATCAAAGTTTAAAATCTGTAGAGGAAACTCCAGATTCAGAGCCGCAATGTGTACAATCTGTAAAGTGGACCCCAAGGCTAAACAAGCAGGAAGTAAAATCTGTGAAAGTGACCAGAAGATCAAAGTCTCAAGGAGTAAAAACTATGGATTTTGCCCCAAGGCAACAGTTTCAAGAGACAGCACTCATGAATTTAACTTCTGGGCCAGAACAGGATGGCACGATATCTGTAATCTCACCAAAGCAGCAATGTGTGAATTCAGAGCAGGTGAAGAGAGGGGCTATGTCGGACGATAAGCTGTCTTTGGAGTTACTTCCAGAGctaaaatttaaaggtaaaaaacTAGTAGACTTCAATTTTGAGTTACAGTTTAAAAGTATGAAATCAGACTTGACTCCAGAATCAAATATTCAAGGTTTAAAACCTAAAGAATTCAAGCCTGATCCACTTGAACCACAGTTGCAAAGCATAAAGTCTCCTAAGTTGACCCCAGGGTCACCATTGCACCAAATTGAAGTCTCAGAGTTTGCTTCAGAGCCACAGCTTTGTGTAAAAACCGTTGAGTTAAAACAAGAGCCACTGCTTGAAAGTATGAGATGCATTCAGTGGATACCAGGACCTAAGTTCCAAGCTGTGAAATCTGTAGAGTTAAatctcaggtcacagtctcaaggTGTTAAATCCCTAGGGTTGAGATCTTTGACACAGTTAAGAGATGTGAAGTCATCTGAATTGACTCTAGGGTCAAAAACTCAAGGTGCGACATATACAGAGTTCAACCTTGGGCCACAGTTGCAGAACATGAAAATCCCTGGGGTGCTCCCAGGAACACAGCTGCACAAAGGGAAGCTTTTGGCATCAACCTCAGAGCCACAGCTTCGAGATGTAAAAACTACTGAGCTCAAAAAAGAGCCACAGCTGGAAAGAATGAGGTGTATCCAGTGGATACCAGGACCTGATTTCCAAGGTGTGAAGTCTATAGGGTTACAGTCTCAAGGTGTCAAGTCTCTAGGGTTGAAACCTTTGATACAGTTAAGAGATAGAAAGTCATCTGCGTTAACTCCAAGGCCAAAGCTCCAAGATACGCAATCTTCAGCATCACTCCAGGAACATAAGCTTCAGGACTGTGATTTGACACCTTGTCTACAGGTTAGAAGTGTGAAATCATGTGAGCTGACTTCAGGGTCAAAGCTCTGTGATATAAAATTTATGCCACTGAAATCTAGGCTTTGCATGCATGATGGGAAATCTAAATTGACTGCAAAATCAAAGCTTCAAGAAGCGAAACCCTTACATTCATCCCCAGGAGCACAGCTTCAACGTGTGAAGTCTCTGGTGCTTATGGAAGATTCACAGCTTCCTGGTGTGAAATCTGGCGTATTAAGCCAAAGGTCACAATTACAAAGCAATACAACTATAGAATTGAACTCCCCACTACACTTGACAAGCATGAAGTCATCTGAATTGACTCTTCAGACAAAGCTTCAAGGTGTGAAATCTGAGAATTTCAACTCTGGGTCACAGTGGCATGATCTAAAACCTTCTAAGTTGTCACCTGAGGTAAAGTCCCAAGATAAGACATTTACTGAGTTAAATCCAAGTTCACAGTTGAAAGGTataacattttctacattgatCACAGGGACAAAGATTCAAGGTACCAAATGTACAGATTTCAACCTTGGGCCATTGTTACAACATGTGAATTCTTCTGAAAGGACCTCAAAGACAAAGcttcaaaatgtaaaacataaagaaagCTGCCCCAGTCCCCAGGTGCAAGTTGTGAAATCTTCTGACCTGACCCTTGGATCAAAGCTTCAAAATGTGCAATTGGTGTTCAACCCTGACCCACAGTTTCAAGGAGTGAAAAGTTCTAAAtcaatttcagaaacaaagattCAAGATATGGAGTCTGTGAATGTCAAACCTGGGCCACAGCTGAGACGTGTGAAATCTTCTGAATTGATACAGGGGACAAAGCTTCAAAAAGTGAAGTCTGTGGATTTCAAGTCAGGCCCACAGTTGGAAGATGGGGCATCTTCTAGATTGGTCATGGGTATAAAGCTTCAAGATGTAAAATCTCTGAATTTTAAGTCTGGACCACACTTGAAGGATGTGATATCTTCACAACTGATCCCAAGGGAAAAGCTTCCAGGTGTGAAATCTGCAGAACTGAAAGCTAATCCAAAGTTACAAGGTGAGAAATCTTCTGATTTGATCCTGGAGAGGAAGTTTTCAGGTGTGAAAGCAGGCCCACAGTTACAAGATGTGAAATGTTCTGAGTTGATCATGGGTATAAAGCTTCAAGATAAAAAATCAGCAGGGTTTGGTTCTAGATCACACTTGCAAGGTATGAGATCTTCtgaagtgatcccagggtcaaaaCTTCAAGAAGGGAAACCCTCTGAGTTCAACCAAGGTCCAAAGCTACAAGGTGGGAAATCTGATTTAATTCAGATGAGGAAGCTTCAAGGTGTGAAATCTGTGGAGTTCAACCCTGGACCTCAGAGACAAGGTGAGAAATCTGACTTGATGCTAGAGTGCAGACTCCAAGATTTGAAATCTGTTGAGTTAAAACCTGTTCTGCAGTTACAAGGTGTACCATCTTCTGAGTTAACGCCAAAAACAAAGCTTCAAAATGGAGAACATGTGGAGCTCCTTACCAGACCCACGTGGCAAGACATGAAACCTCTTGAATTGACTCTAGGTGCAAAGACCCAAGATGTGAAATCTTTGGGGTTTGAGTCAGTCCCACAGTTACAAAATAGGAAATTGCCTATGTCGACACCAGGATCACACATTCAAGCCCTGAAATCTCTGAAATTCAGCCCTGGGGCGAAGTTGCAAGGTGCAAAATCTCCTGAGTCTGTAAAGCTTCAAATAATGAACACCACAAAGGTCAACCATGACCTAGAACTCCAGGTCACAAAACCCTCTGAGTTAGCTTTGGAATCAAAGATTTGCAATGTGATATCTTCCGAGTTCAATGCTGGGAAGCCGCGGCAAGAAGAGAAGTCTTTTAAGTTGAAACCATGGCCAGAGCTTCAAAGTGTGAAATTTGTGGTATACAACCCTGGACTACATTTGCAACatataaaatcttcagaattGTGCAAAGAGACAAAGCCCCAAGATGTGAAATCTAAGGAATCCAATCCTGAGCAACAGTGGCAAGATGTTAAATCTTCTGAGTTATGCCAGGGATCAAGGCCTCAAGGTATGTCATCTTTCAAGTTCAATCCTGGGCCACAGTTACAAGAGATAAAACCCGAGTTGTGCACAGACAGGAAGCTTCCATATGAGCAATTTCTGGAAACGAAGCATCAGCCTAAATTACAAGGTGGGAAATCCTCTGAATTTAATCTAGCCCCACAGCTTCAGTGTATAAATGTTAGGCCATTCAGTACTGGACCACAACTGAACAGGGTAAAATCTGAGTTGAATTCTGGATCAGAGTCTCGAGGTATAAAATCCCAGGTGTTCTGCCCTGGGCCACCTTTGCAAGATGTGaattcttctgcatttatttcaaaaccaaaacttCAGTGTGTAAATTCTGTTGGATGCAAATCTGAGCCACCCTTGCAAGGTATAAACCCTTCTGAATTAACTTCAGTTTCAAAACGTCAAGGTACAAAGTCTTCTGAGTTGAGTTCAGAGATCCCAAGGGAGACGACTATGGTGTTCAACCTTGATCCACCTTCGCAAGATTTGAAATCTGAATTGATTCCAGGGTCAAAGTTTCTTGCTATAGCACCTATGGAATGCGACCCTGAGCCACAGATGAAGTGTATAAATTCTTCTAAGTTGAATCCAGAGCCAAAATTACAATGTGCAAATTCTATGGGGTGCAAACCTGGGCCACCTTTGCAAGGCGTACAGTACTTTGAATTGATTCCAGGGACAAAATGTCAAGGTACAGGATCTCAGGTGAATCCGGGATCCAAGAATCCAAGTGAGACATCTATGGTGTTCAGCGCTGAACCACATGTACAAGATTTAAAATCCGAATTGATTCCAGGGTCAAAGTTTCTTGCTGTAGCACCCATGGAACGCAACCCTGGGCCACAGATGAAGTGTGTAAATTCTTTTGAGTTGGATCCAGAGCCAAAGTTACAATGTGCTAATTCTATGGGGTCTGAACTCGGGCCACCTTTGCAAGGTATACAATCTTTTGAGTTGACTTCAGGGGTTAAATGTCAAGGTATGGGAtcttttgatttgaatctgggGTCAGAAGTTCTAGGTATGAAATCTCTTATGTTCAACCCTGTGcaacatttacaaaatgtgaaaCATGAATTTAGTCCAGGCACAAAGTTTCAAGGTATAACATCACAAGAATTAAACTGTGGCCCACAGCTGCAAGGCGTGAATTCTTCTGATTTGAATTTTGGGTCAGAACTTCAATGCATAAATGCTATAAAGTTTAATCCAGACCCACAGATGCAAGGCATGAAACCCTCTGAATTGAATCCTACGTCAGAATATCAAG GCCacaccttcaagaaatggaaGAACCTGTAG
- the LOC123926572 gene encoding uncharacterized protein C2orf16-like, translating into MSLLKFTLYQRSHHGLSERSLRSPSLKRHHGPSERIHQSRLQMSHHSPSKRSHRSLPRKSHHGPSERSHRSPSVKSHHGPSERSHRSLLQKSHYSPSERSHRRLPRKRHHSPSERSYRSLSVKSHHGLSERSLQSPSLKRHHSPSERSHQSPSLRSYHSPSERSHQSLPWKSHYSPSERSHQSLPRKRYHSPSERSHLSPSLKSHHGLSERSLRSPSLKSHHSPSERSHQNPSLKSYLSPSKRSHQSLPWKRHYSPSERSHQSPSQRSHRSPSERSHHSPSERSHQSPSERSHQSPSERRCRSPSERRCHIPLERSSRNLFQRTHHSPLEVRGHSPFERRQHRTSERRGRSFSERTHCSPSERSGRNLSERNRHSPSEQSQQSHFERDQYSWRGKTHLSPSARTHHSPVKKRLKHSSPRERLRQGLSKDCKGYSKHIS; encoded by the exons ATGAGTTTACTCAAGTTCACTCTCTACCAGAGA AGCCATCACGGTCTCTCTGAGAGGAGCCTTCGAAGTCCTTCTCTAAAGAGACATCATGGTCCCTCTGAGAGGATCCACCAAAGCCGCCTTCAGATgagccatcacagtccctctaAGAGGAGCCACCGAAGTCTTCCTCGGAAGAGCCATCatggtccctctgagaggagccaccgaaGTCCTTCCGTAAAGAGCCATCacggtccctctgagaggagccaccgaaGCCTTCTTCAGAAGAGccattacagtccctctgagaggagccaccgaCGTCTTCCTCGGAAGagacatcacagtccctctgagaggagctacCGAAGTCTTTCCGTAAAGAGCCATCACGGTCTCTCTGAGAGGAGCCTTCAAAGTCCTTCTCTAAAGagacatcacagtccctctgagaggagccatcaaagtcCTTCCCTAAGGAGCTATCACAGTCCCTCCgagaggagccatcagagtcttccttggaagagccattacagtccctctgagaggagccaccaaAGTCTTCCTCGGAAGAGatatcacagtccctctgagaggagccacctaAGTCCGTCCCTAAAGAGCCATCACGGTCTCTCTGAGAGGAGCCTTCGAAGTCCTTCTCTAAAgagccatcacagtccctctgagaggagccatcaaaaTCCTTCCCTAAAGAGTTATCTCAGTCCCTCCAagaggagccatcagagtcttccttggaagagacattacagtccctctgagaggagccatcaaagtcCTTCTCAGAGGAGCCATCGAAGTCCCTCTGAAAGGAGCCATCACAGTCCCTCAgagaggagccatcagagtccctctgagaggagccatcagagtccctctgagaggagatgtcgcagtccctctgagaggagatgtCATATTCCCCTTGAGAGGAGCAGTCGCAATCTCTTTCAGAGAACTCATCACAGTCCCTTAGAGGTGAGAGGACACAGTCCTTTTGAGAGAAGACAGCACAGGACCTCTGAGAGGAGAGGTCGCAGTTTCTCAGAGAGAACTCACTGTAGTCCCTCTGAAAGAAGTGGACGCAATCTCTCTGAGAGGAACAGACACagtccttctgagcagagccaACAGAGCCACTTTGAAAGGGACCAGTACAGTTGGCGTGGCAAAACCCATCTCAGTCCCTCTGCGAGAACCCATCACAGTCCCGTTAAGAAGAGACTCAAACACAGCTCCCCTAGGGAGAGGCTCAGACAAGGTCTGTCTAAAGATTGCAAGGGCTACTCAAAACACATCTCCTAG